The Microaerobacter geothermalis genome contains the following window.
CATCCTCAATAAGCGGTTTTATCTGACCTTTGGAAAGGTCATTCTTCAGGCCATGGTGACAGTTGTCGAGGACATTCTTTAGATGTTCCAAAAGTTTCTGCCGGACCATATCCTTATTTTCCGCTGTATTGATTAACGGAACTTTAAACCCTTCACAGGAGTCCAGGCTGGAAAGGAAACGGCACAAGCTTTCCAATCGATTTTGATGTACACGTGGGACAAAGTATACTCCTCCAGAAGGCCGGACTGGAGTAGGAGACATGCTTCTCAAAATACTTTGAACCATCTGACGAACTGCCTGTGAGCTATAATGGTTGCGGAAAATTTGAAACAGTCTTTTGACCTCTTCTACTAGTTCTTGGGCAACCGGATCACTGGCTGAAGTAGTAACACTACCAAATTTCTTATCCAGGATAATGATGGCTGCCCTTTCGTTATAACTAAGTCGTTTGCCTTTTGTGTCTACCTCTTCGCAAACAACGTTTCTTTGAATCATGGTGCTGTCTGAGGCAACTTCCCGGATGAGGTAATTGTGGTAAACCCCCTCAACTCCAGAAAACTTTTTGGTCTCAACAGCTTTTGTAGCTCGTCTAAAAGCATCAGAAAGCCGAATCTCATTAGGCAACCATTCTCCTCCCAAGCCGGACGAAACCAACTTTTCTTTCAGGGTATCACGACTGAAAAGAGCCTCTGAAACCGTAAACCACATCAAATCTCCGATCTTGGTTTGATTTCCTCCATCAACAATCCCCGCAACACCTTTTAAATCAATCGCCATTTTTAAACTCCTCCTTTTATGTTTTTGAACATAAAAAAAGCGAATCTGCCGTATAAGGGCAAACTCGCTTATTTTAAAATCCGGTTAAACCGGAACTTTCTGATTCACTTTCAAAAGAGACTCAAATTCAATCTCTTCTGGTAATGGCTGACGTTGTTTCAACCGCCATGCCATTTCTTCATCTATCATTTCTTCTAATGTTGCCATTAAGAATAGATTCTCTTCAACATTTCTTCACTTTTCGCATTGATACATCGGTACACCTTTTACTTTAACAGTATGGATTTTATCTCCAACCGTACAAGTTAGCGTTTCCAATTGATGGATGACCTTGGAGCTACTTCCACAATCAACACACGCT
Protein-coding sequences here:
- a CDS encoding DUF6744 family protein, coding for MAIDLKGVAGIVDGGNQTKIGDLMWFTVSEALFSRDTLKEKLVSSGLGGEWLPNEIRLSDAFRRATKAVETKKFSGVEGVYHNYLIREVASDSTMIQRNVVCEEVDTKGKRLSYNERAAIIILDKKFGSVTTSASDPVAQELVEEVKRLFQIFRNHYSSQAVRQMVQSILRSMSPTPVRPSGGVYFVPRVHQNRLESLCRFLSSLDSCEGFKVPLINTAENKDMVRQKLLEHLKNVLDNCHHGLKNDLSKGQIKPLIEDAKNVVNGFRDYENIIDSDIEMMKSHVELIQQQIQLMVEKL